In a single window of the Niabella ginsenosidivorans genome:
- a CDS encoding glycoside hydrolase family protein, with protein MMRKFVLGALGLFFTGSVPAQQQTVPQAAMEKIYEAVKTPYKYGLVVLPPGKEKKVDCPTVYRSGNTWYMTYLVFNGQGYETWLAGSKDLLHWKTLGVQLSFTKTGWDASQKAGYNALVDTRWGGSYALQKYKGKYWMSYFGGSTAGYEPEPLSIGMAYTAQKPVKAVKWQRLPAPVLSADDPDVRWWENRKKLFKSYVIEDKARNTGYRFIMYYNAVGDSLTDNKKTRWYERIGMAVSDDLVHWKRYLRNPVVHHPEGITGDPMIQKIGNIWVLFYFGAFWKDRPGAFNRFACSYDLIHWTDWNGEDLIHSSMDFDRKYAHKSFVLKYKGVVYHFYCAVDEKENRGIAVATSVDKGKSRLHFEK; from the coding sequence ATGATGCGAAAATTCGTATTAGGTGCATTGGGATTATTTTTTACAGGATCGGTACCGGCACAGCAGCAAACAGTGCCACAGGCTGCTATGGAAAAAATATATGAAGCCGTTAAAACTCCTTACAAATACGGACTGGTGGTGCTTCCGCCGGGTAAAGAAAAGAAAGTGGATTGTCCCACTGTTTACAGATCCGGGAATACCTGGTACATGACCTACTTGGTCTTTAATGGTCAGGGATATGAAACCTGGCTGGCCGGCAGTAAGGATTTGCTGCACTGGAAAACCCTTGGCGTGCAGTTGTCCTTTACAAAAACAGGCTGGGATGCCAGCCAGAAAGCAGGCTACAATGCCTTGGTAGACACCCGCTGGGGCGGCAGCTATGCGCTTCAGAAATATAAAGGAAAATACTGGATGTCTTATTTTGGCGGATCAACAGCAGGCTATGAGCCAGAGCCCTTGTCTATAGGAATGGCGTATACGGCACAAAAGCCGGTAAAGGCTGTTAAGTGGCAACGCCTGCCCGCGCCGGTATTGAGCGCCGATGACCCGGATGTAAGATGGTGGGAAAACCGGAAAAAGCTCTTTAAAAGTTATGTAATAGAAGATAAAGCGCGGAATACGGGTTACCGGTTCATTATGTATTATAATGCTGTAGGGGATTCATTGACGGATAATAAAAAAACGCGCTGGTATGAACGTATCGGCATGGCAGTATCCGATGATCTGGTGCACTGGAAACGGTACCTGCGCAACCCGGTAGTGCATCATCCGGAAGGCATTACCGGTGACCCGATGATCCAGAAGATCGGCAATATTTGGGTGCTGTTTTACTTCGGTGCTTTCTGGAAGGATCGCCCTGGCGCCTTTAACCGCTTTGCCTGTTCTTATGACCTGATCCACTGGACAGACTGGAACGGGGAAGACTTAATCCATTCTTCAATGGATTTTGACCGGAAATATGCGCACAAATCCTTTGTTTTAAAATATAAAGGAGTGGTATACCATTTTTATTGTGCGGTTGATGAAAAAGAGAACAGGGGCATAGCAGTGGCCACTTCAGTTGACAAAGGAAAAAGCCGGTTGCATTTTGAAAAGTAG
- a CDS encoding alpha-L-rhamnosidase — translation MKRLLFLGLFLSVIKIAPAQLQPVNLRCEYLKDPLGIDAEQPRLSWELSGTANNSRQTAYRILVADQPALLDKDQGNIWDSKKISTSASLQIAYSGKPLVSGKKYFWKVMVWDEKGKASAFSNRAIWQMGLLTAADWSGARWIAHDILPDTSIILPFAHGKGKKAWGKRPDVLPLFRKEFIIKKQVEEATVFISGLGHFEMSINGKKTGDHFLDPGWTQYSRQAQYVTFDITRQLNEGNNVIGVLLGNGFYYIPGERYRKLTGAYGYPKMIAKIRIRYKDGSEQVIISDNSWKTTGSPVYFSSIYGGEDYDANREQKGWDQKGYNDAGWKNALVTTGPPGLYAQPAAPVKVMQALEPVAKKELAPGIWMYDLGQNFSGIPAIKVSGKKGDTIRLRPAELVNEDGTANQKATGSPYYYTYVLKGAEVEEWHPRFTYYGFRYVQVEGATPADHPTSLPVIKALKGLHIRNSAPETGSFNCSNELFNKTNDLIRWAIRSNMVSVFTDCPHREKLGWLEETHLMGASVQYNYDIAALAKKIVRDMINAQTDEGLVPDIAPEYVHFDGGFRDSPEWGSAAVIFPWYAFQWYGDTSILRDAYPMMKKYMYYLKGKAKGHILYFGLGDWFDLGPDRPGVSQLTPEGVTSTATYYYDLTILSKIAALFNNKADQILFENRAAAVKSAFNKKFFNKATKQYATGSQAANAMALYMGLAEPQYHEAVVKNLVKDIRARNNALTGGDVGYRYVLRALEDAGHSDVIYDMNNRSDVPGYGYQLAHGATALTESWAALPTVSNNHFMLGHLMEWFYSGLCGIRQAAGSVGFKEIEIRPHPVGDIKTAKAGYHSVRGPIEVSWKKQGDQFTIDVSIPANTTAVIYYPPGYNKQVQKIGSGSYHFTVKSR, via the coding sequence ATGAAACGATTGTTGTTTTTAGGATTGTTTTTATCAGTAATTAAAATAGCGCCGGCACAGCTGCAGCCGGTCAACCTGCGCTGTGAATACCTGAAGGATCCGTTGGGTATTGATGCGGAGCAGCCCCGGCTGAGCTGGGAATTATCAGGCACTGCCAATAACAGCCGGCAGACGGCCTATCGTATCCTGGTAGCAGATCAACCGGCGCTGCTGGATAAAGACCAGGGCAATATCTGGGATTCAAAAAAGATCAGCACATCAGCCTCTCTACAGATCGCCTATTCCGGGAAACCCCTGGTGTCCGGCAAAAAATATTTCTGGAAAGTAATGGTCTGGGATGAAAAGGGCAAAGCATCGGCATTCAGTAATAGGGCCATATGGCAAATGGGGCTGTTAACAGCTGCCGACTGGTCCGGCGCCCGGTGGATCGCGCATGATATCCTGCCGGACACCAGCATTATTCTTCCCTTTGCACATGGTAAAGGGAAAAAAGCCTGGGGCAAACGACCGGATGTATTGCCTTTGTTCAGGAAAGAATTTATAATAAAAAAGCAGGTAGAAGAAGCCACCGTTTTTATCAGCGGGCTGGGACATTTTGAAATGAGCATTAACGGGAAAAAGACAGGAGATCACTTCCTGGATCCGGGCTGGACACAATATTCCAGGCAGGCACAGTATGTTACATTTGATATTACCCGTCAGTTGAACGAAGGAAACAATGTGATCGGTGTACTGTTGGGTAACGGCTTTTATTATATTCCCGGTGAGCGTTACAGAAAGCTGACCGGCGCTTATGGATATCCTAAAATGATCGCGAAGATCCGGATCCGGTATAAAGACGGATCGGAGCAGGTAATTATTTCAGATAATAGTTGGAAAACGACCGGATCACCTGTTTATTTTTCCAGCATTTACGGCGGGGAAGATTATGATGCTAACAGGGAACAAAAGGGCTGGGATCAGAAGGGCTATAACGATGCAGGATGGAAAAATGCTTTGGTTACTACAGGCCCCCCCGGGTTGTATGCGCAGCCGGCAGCGCCGGTTAAGGTGATGCAGGCGCTGGAACCGGTTGCAAAAAAAGAACTGGCCCCGGGAATATGGATGTACGACCTCGGGCAAAACTTTTCCGGGATTCCTGCTATAAAAGTATCCGGTAAAAAGGGAGACACCATACGTTTACGCCCGGCTGAATTGGTGAATGAAGACGGTACTGCCAACCAGAAGGCCACCGGCAGCCCGTATTATTATACCTATGTATTAAAAGGCGCTGAGGTGGAAGAGTGGCACCCGCGGTTTACTTATTATGGTTTCCGGTATGTGCAGGTAGAAGGTGCAACACCCGCTGATCACCCAACCTCATTGCCGGTTATAAAAGCATTAAAAGGGCTGCATATACGCAACAGCGCCCCTGAAACCGGTTCATTCAACTGTTCCAATGAATTATTTAATAAAACCAATGACCTCATCCGCTGGGCCATCCGGAGCAATATGGTAAGTGTTTTTACAGATTGTCCGCATCGGGAAAAACTGGGCTGGCTGGAAGAGACGCACCTGATGGGCGCTTCTGTTCAGTATAATTATGATATTGCAGCGCTTGCAAAAAAAATAGTGCGCGATATGATCAATGCGCAGACGGACGAGGGCCTGGTTCCCGATATTGCACCGGAATATGTTCATTTTGACGGCGGTTTCCGCGATTCACCCGAATGGGGCAGCGCAGCAGTGATCTTTCCCTGGTATGCCTTTCAATGGTATGGGGATACCTCTATTCTAAGGGATGCTTACCCGATGATGAAAAAATATATGTATTACCTTAAGGGAAAAGCAAAAGGCCATATTTTGTATTTTGGCCTGGGCGATTGGTTCGATCTTGGCCCTGATCGCCCGGGTGTTTCACAGCTGACACCAGAAGGGGTTACTTCAACGGCTACCTATTATTATGACCTGACGATACTTTCAAAGATCGCTGCATTGTTCAATAATAAAGCAGACCAGATCCTTTTTGAGAACCGGGCAGCAGCCGTAAAAAGCGCCTTTAACAAAAAGTTTTTTAATAAGGCAACAAAGCAGTATGCCACTGGCAGCCAGGCCGCCAATGCAATGGCTTTGTATATGGGCCTTGCAGAACCTCAATATCATGAAGCAGTTGTAAAAAACCTGGTCAAAGATATCCGTGCCCGCAATAATGCGCTTACAGGTGGCGATGTAGGCTACCGGTATGTATTAAGGGCTTTGGAAGATGCAGGGCATAGTGATGTGATCTATGATATGAACAACCGGAGCGATGTGCCCGGCTATGGATACCAGTTAGCGCATGGAGCAACTGCACTGACAGAGTCCTGGGCCGCATTGCCCACAGTGTCCAATAATCATTTTATGTTGGGGCACCTGATGGAATGGTTCTATTCCGGTCTTTGCGGGATCCGGCAGGCAGCAGGTTCTGTAGGGTTTAAAGAGATCGAAATACGGCCGCATCCCGTGGGAGATATAAAAACAGCAAAAGCCGGCTATCATTCCGTGCGTGGACCTATTGAAGTAAGCTGGAAAAAACAGGGGGATCAGTTCACCATAGATGTTTCCATACCAGCCAATACAACAGCCGTTATTTACTATCCTCCGGGATACAATAAACAGGTGCAGAAAATAGGTTCGGGGAGCTATCATTTTACCGTAAAATCAAGATGA